In the genome of Chelonia mydas isolate rCheMyd1 chromosome 26, rCheMyd1.pri.v2, whole genome shotgun sequence, one region contains:
- the LETM2 gene encoding LETM1 domain-containing protein LETM2, mitochondrial, protein MAFYSCNIVLAIARSSFRGPHLLVHSSCSPYSSSVAFVQLVDSHLNRIYMKDSENQQLLYCTHLAPGLPHLRTKAVRTLHTSAYWHQELKDESQLHQSTINQDNERAKTLSDQSIETGVEKKSLRQRIVDELKHYYNGFHLLWIDTKVAARMVWRLLHGQVLTRRERRRLLRTCADLFRLVPFLVFIIVPFMEFLLPVFLKLFPEMLPSTFETESKKEEKQKKKLSATLELAKFLQETITEMARRNKADTGEATKQFSSYVQQVRHAGHQPSTQEIVRFSKLFEDELTLEHLERPQLVALCKLLELQPIGTNNLLRFQLLMQLRSIKADDEMIAKEGVNGLSVSELQSACRARGMRSLGLTEEQLKEQLSQWLDLHLKENVPPSLLLLSRALYLIDVKPKPIQVSPNEVRVSDAAAETSVFEPKETLLDSAPIVQGRKGEEFISQPSEKLPVPGVSVMPPPGETKMEASQSSKASANGV, encoded by the exons ATGGCGTTCTACAGCTGTAACATAGTCCTTGCAATAGCCAGGTCAAG TTTCAGAGGCCCTCATCTTCTTGTGCACTCCAGCTGTTCTCCATATTCCTCATCAGTTGCATTTGTTCAGCTAGTGGATTCTCATTTAAACCGAATTTACATGAAAGACTCTGAAAACCAGCAGTTACTGTACTGCACACACCTGGCCCCTGGACTACCTCACCTACGAACTAAAGCGGTGCGAACACTGCACACCTCTGCTTACTGGCATCAAGAGCTCAAAGATGAATCTCAGCTGCACCAAAGTACAATAAACCAGGACAATGAGCGTGCTAAAACTCTGTCAGACCAAAGCATagagactggtgtggagaaaaagtcTTTACGCCAAAGAATTGTGGACGAACTGAAACATTATTACAATGGATTCCACTTGCTTTGGATTGACACGAAGGTCGCTGCCAGGATGGTATGGAGGCTGCTACATGGTCAGGTTCTCACTAGAAGAGAGAGGCGAAGG CTACTGAGGACGTGTGCTGATCTCTTCCGGCTGGTTCCCTTCTTGGTGTTCATCATTGTGCCATTCATGGAGTTCCTGTTACCTGTATTTCTGAaactctttcctgaaatgttgccCTCAACTTTTGAGACGGAATCAAAAAAG gaagaaaaacagaaaaagaaactaaGCGCCACATTAGAGCTGGCAAAATTCCTGCAGGAGACTATTACAGAGATggccagaaggaacaaagcagatACGGGAGAGGCCACCAAGCAGTTCTCTTCCTATGTGCAACAG GTTCGTCATGCTGGCCACCagcccagcacccaggagattGTGCGCTTCTCCAAGCTCTTTGAGGATGAGCTGACCCTTGAACACTTAGAACGGCCACAGCTGGTAGCCCTCTGCAAACTGCTTGAACTACAGCCCATTGGCACCAATAACCTACTCCGCTTCCAGCTTTTGATGCAGCTCAGGTCTATAAAAGCAGATGATGAA aTGATTGCTAAGGAAGGTGTTAATGGGCTAAGTGTGTCCGAACTGCAGAGTGCGTGCAGGGCCAGAGGAATGAGATCACTGGGTCTCACAGAGGAACAGCTGAAAGAACAACTCAGTCAG TGGCTAGATCTACATCTAAAGGAGAATGTTcctccttctctgctgctgctttctcgTGCCTTGTACTTGATAGACGTGAAGCCGAAACCCATTCAGGTGTCACCGAATGAG gtTCGGGTTAGTGACGCTGCTGCAGAAACATCAGTTTTTGAACCTAAAGAAACCTTACTGGATTCTGCACCCATTGTGCAAGGAAGAAAG GGAGAAGAATTTATATCACAGCCATCAGAGAAGTTACCAGTTCCAGGAGTATCTGTCATGCCTCCTCCAGGAGAG ACCAAAATGGAGGCATCTCAGAGCAGCAAGGCCAGTGCCAATGGAGTCTAG